The DNA region AACACATTTTCAGAACATTTCAGACATCACATTGATAACTAAGGAAAATATCAAACTATCTAAAAAGCAGAATTTCAATAccagaaaaaacatgaaataattcAAACATGTTCATAAGTACTCATGAAACTACCAAACTAAATAAGCAAGCAATTTTTAGTTTCTCCAAGGGTTACATATGCTAGCACATTAtgctatcttcttcttcttaaataCTCTTTTGATCTTGTTTCCAGACAACTGTGCAACTGGATCTTCTTCAACCACTGTCGCGGCACCAGTGATAGCTATCTTGACAGGTGTACTTGCGACGTCGATCAACTCAGCATCTTCAGTAGAATCCTACATATTAAAAATGCAAAGGTGAAAATCAATATTGAATCTATGGTATCtatttgttttattatttaaaagcTGCAATTCATTTAATTAGAAGAATAAATAATCTAAAGAAGTTAATGATTAGTTGCAAATTCACCGTGATTTCGTTATCTTCATGACCGACTTGGTTTTGATTGAAATGGACGGATCTATAAAAAATGTGCATCATAATTAAAATTTACTTCAATCACAAATAGCAAACTTGAGAAATATTTGAGTAGATAAACATACTTTGAATGTCTCGCACGTGGAGAAGGAATGTATTTTTCTATAATATCCTCGTCATCAAGAACGTAAGAACTTTAAAGACTTCATCTTGATTCTCACGGTTAGACTTTCTCGAACATCCACTTTAAACATGTATCTTTTTTCAATAAGATTTTCTATCTCTATTGGTATTGAAGAGTCATCGCAACATTTAAgtctaaaaaaagaaatatcagAATGGTTGAAGCTGTTACAAAGATGATGCTTCAATTGTCATAATAAGTGTGTTAGTAAGCATAATCCAAATACCAGGAACAATACATTAAAGCAAGCTACTAATATAAAAAGACTAAAGTAGAAGAGGGGAACTCTAAAATGAAAGCATAAGTGTTTCTGCTGCAATTTAACTTCCACATTAAAGCATGTCTTTGATTATGGCTTGCCTAGATAAAATAATGAAGCCTTCAGTGGCATGAAATTAACGCTGGCCATCCGAGATTATAAAAATAGATAGATACTTTAAACATTGAATTAAACAATTCATCATGAATggtgtaagaaaaaaaaagatgaatattacACATTAGACTGGTTCTATACTTTACTAAAGAGGGTGTCTGATAACAAATTTGTCACTTAAGTTAAAGCTAAATAACTTAAGAGCCGATTAAAGGCTttacaatatttttcttttggaatttgagtaaacaaaaatatttttaattgcCAATCACCGGTtcatataacttaaaattgatATGTAAAAGCTTAAATCTCTTTAAACATTTGAAAGATCATGCAGTTGACTATTTTGTAAACATGCTATCATCCCTATTCTACTATACATAAGTTAGGTAATAATGATAATTTTTTAGATGTTGGTGGTCTTATTTTGTTTAGAGAGTTTGTAGTATACCTCAGATACAgcattttttaaatcatttgcTGACTTTCCGATCATTTTTGCTGCATCCCTATCCcacatcatcaaaataattGTACCGGTGTCATCTATCACTCCTAATTTTAGCTTGAACCTGGAAAGAGTCATTATAGAAACAATTTTAAGTttgtttatgaaaaaaaattaatgaagtaTGTATTATGGTCATACCGATGAGTTTGTAGATGGAACTTGCCGCATTTTTTACAATAGAACTTATTCCCCTCTGGCTCAACCTTCTTTGCGCACATTTTGCATGCTAAATAAGACCATCCATGCTCTAGATCTATGTACACAATGGTTGCTACAATCCAGAAGTTTCCCGGCTGCTCATAAAAATTGGATATACAACTATTATGTACAGAAAGATTAggtaaattttttgttgttgtgctGATTATTTATAATTAGGTACTCACATGCTTAGAGTCAATCAAAGCCTCAATAGTTTTAACTTCAACACTTCCCGGATGCTAATTCATCTTCAATAGAATGAGTCTTTTGAGACGAAATTTGAGTAATTCTTTGTGAGCTTTCTCCACACACCGAGACGATTGTTTCATATTGTAAATTGAGATACGTTAATAAAGAGtaacaataaaatttaatttgaaatgaCCAAAAATTTAGCATAACTGTTGTGAAACCTGGAGCTAAAGTCAACAATTTGAGGAAGTTGTGAATTGATCCAAAGCTTGGAGACGTGCCAAGTGTTCCTCCCGAATATTGTTCGCACGCTTAATTATATTAATAAGAGTTTGCTAATTGTACAAAGACATAGAATTGCAAAATAAGTAGACAACTTAATAACCTCGAAATCGATGTGCTCTAACAACTCGCATGACGACGACAACAGGCTTATCATTCGATTCAATCAAATGTGGCTTGATCTGTTCCACAAAGTCGCCCCAAAATGTTGCAGATATGTTGTTGCTCctacaattattataaggttaaggaaatGATTCAAAATTACAAAGTAATTAAGCATTGAATAGTTGTCGAAAGCTTACTTATAATCTCTGACTCAACGTTCATGAACATCCGGATGTTACCATCTTGGTTGACATACGTACGTCCCCATAACTCACAATTTGGCCGATAACATCTACAAAAATATTGACCAAAGAAATCAGTGCAGAATTGGTCATAGTTGAGGTATGTTTAAAGCTATAATTTAAAAgaattaatatgtatgtatgttgaagaacTGAAAAGTGCatattatttcatgaaagtGACATGGACATCCATATGAATTCTCTCCTAGCAGAGCATCAACACCGCCTGTGTGAAGAGATTGGCGCCCGGTTGGGTAGAACCTAAACTAATACAATTGTTAGTTTAGGTTTCCTCCCACCAacacaagtaaaaaaaaaaaaaaaggatattaaTGAATCCATGGCCTTGATATAATGAGGCAAAGAATAGAAAATCTCGATATTCATACCACATCACATTATGCTTTCACAACATGTATGCGTGAATTACAGGAGGAATTTGCATTCACctttcaaaagttaaaaatgGAATAGGTAGAATATAATCAAAATAGACCATGACAATAGCTTACACAAACATTCTGGACTCATCCAAATTagttgcaacaattagccacaATAGTActcaccacaagaaaacaaatgaTCCTCCaacaaaagagagagaaacCTATAATACTTTTGTTGCATAGAATCTAAAGAAACTCGAAGTACTGGAATTGGTATCACCAATCAGTTCAACCCATGGACAACAGAAATTTAATAacggaaagtaaaagaaaaaaggaaaaaaaatttattaccGAATAGTTCGGTGTCGTCAAAGTCCTCTGGATTAGACAACTGCTCATAGGGTTTGAATTTGAAGATACACATGTCAAAATATGGATCCTGTATTTCCTCAACAATGGTCTTCTGCGTGAAAATCAACTTACACTTGTGGTCTTTGATCCTCAGTTTCTCCTTATTTGGACAAACCATGAAATTCTTCATGATGTACAAACCCAATTCCTTGATTTCTTGTTTCATCATTTTCAAACTTTGAATAATATTCCTGCCAACACTTGCGTGAATGCGGCCGCCCTACAAAAACACTAAATCAGTAAATAAGACTAAGTTTTTCCACAAATAGAATTAAAGTGCAAATATTTAACCTTTTCATCCATCAGAATAAGCTCAGTTGAAAAGGACTATCAAAGTTTGTTGTGAAGTGGTTTTTCCCAAAGCGACAATACGAACCTTTAACCTCCAATTCATCGGCTTGGTGTTAATTTCGctaataaaattaatttgagCCGCCATTAATTCCTCTCGTTAATAAAAGATATAACcataaatgtgaaaaaaacataaactatgaaaagaaataccaCTGCATCGTGATCTATTGCCGGCTCTTAACTGCTCCATTATGAAAAAACTACAGATCGTGGTATCCCTAATTTTAGGGTTCATGGAGAAATGGGATGTGGTATCCCTAATTTTAGGGTTCATGGAGAAATGGGATGAGGGGGAGAAGTGGGTTTAGGAGtaggctttttttttctttctatttcccCCCTTTTCGTTTTCCTTTTTCGTAGTACAACTTAATAGCAAATTAATTGCCAAATTATAAACCGAAACGTGGGAGTTGTATGTATCCACGGTTCAAcggaatgtttttttttccctttttttttaagtttttttttttttttttgccccctttttgttttccttttcgtAGTACAACTTAATAGCAAATTATAAACTGAAACGTGGGAGTTGTATCCACGGTtcagttttttgtttttttccttttttttttatatatatttacatctatatatattattaaataacACTAACTAATAACTACttaataactaattaactattttctaaaataattgTAACACTTGGCATTCGTCATTACCGCCACTTGTCACAATACTATTgcaaactatcctctttttaattatatatagataataataaaataataataataataatatatagatatagatatatatatagatatagatgtTGGTGGTTATTTGTTTGTATCAGAACTGAGATAGTGCTTctgtttcttttcttctatgCTGATGTGTCAGGTTGATTTATAAGGCTGTTAAACACCATTTCTGATAGATTTTCCATTCTTGTTGCAGTGTTGTTTCTCAGTTTCTGGTGTCAAGACTGACCCTTGTACGATTCTCAGTAATTAGTGAATCTACTTCTATCATTATCACTATGTCTAGTTTTGTCACGAAGaatattttcctttatttttatttattatgcttCCACTGAAATGATTTAATTCTTTTGCTAGACTGTAGTGAATATTCTGACTTCCCTTTCCATCATTATCTGATCATTGGTAACTGCTTCtggatttatttttttctttcccttctcTTAAGACCATTGCTTGAATTTAACACTAACATTTGAGAATGCCTTCTTGTTAGGGAGTATGTACGGCCTCACTCATCCGTTGACCTTACGCTTTAACTATTTGGTGATTTTATATGAGCTAACTTTTAGTTGCTTCTTAGGTTATAATTAATGTTCATTTTACTTCTTTACGTGAAGACTTTCATCATGTTGTCGCAGTGGTTAATGTGTTGGTTTAAACTTATTGCAGCACAGATAAAAGTAGTGAAGTTGCTATCCTTGAGGTCGTGAGGAAGAATTTTCCAGATCATCTAATTCTTGGGGAGGCCCTAATCCATGCACGAACACGAAGTGAGTCTTCATTGCACGCCTTTGGCCTTTTTTCATATGTGTAATTTTCTGCAAACAGTTCACGAAATGGCTAATCAAATTTGGCTATGAAGACTTCCTTGATTTGTCTAATTAATGACAGTACTGTTTCCTTCTATTtaacaaaatttttttaaaaaaaaaaaaatcaactgaAAGATAGCCTATGAATTATGTTTTCTCAGGAACTGTTGACTAGCTGATTATTAACTCTTTGTTTACTAGTTTAGTGGCTATGATGTGGCGTTATTctatatccaaaaataattgtTATTCCGCCAAAAGCATAATATAAGGTAACGTGTCAAAGATGAATGTAGTCAAGAAGAGATActgttttttttgaaaaaataagttgttGATGGAAGTAGGGGGAATATTAATGCCAACTTTTCTATCACAACGTAATACATAATTCTGAAATTTTAGGAGAAAAAAACCGAATGATAGGGATGGACTACTTTGGTCTTCGATACTAATATGACATAGTGGGTAATAGGCTTGAACTTTGTTTTGCGGGTAATAATTCAAATTTGATCACGCTCCATTCAAGTCTTAAAAAGAATTCGCGgtcattaaaaatttaattcataGCTGAGTCCCACGGGGTCGATCTCGGAATAGTTTCAAGACTAGCTATATGTCATTTCTATTACTGAGTGGTGATAAGTTGAACAGTTGTGAATAAATTATTCTTATACTATTAATTCTAAGTAATTGAcataaaataaagaacaaaaataaatgTTGATAATAGGATGACGAGCAGAAGTTGCAGATGCACaattaagaaataattaattattttttcaattacCAAGTGAGCTATCAACGTATATCTTAATTTCTTAATCCAAAAATCTCACTAATATGCTTTATTTCGCCTTGTTGATTTCCAAACATAAAAAAGCAATGATCAAGTCAAATTGGGTTTTTCCGCAttcactcacacacacacacacacacacacacacacacatatatatatatatatatatatata from Lycium ferocissimum isolate CSIRO_LF1 chromosome 2, AGI_CSIRO_Lferr_CH_V1, whole genome shotgun sequence includes:
- the LOC132048128 gene encoding uncharacterized protein LOC132048128, whose protein sequence is MDEKGGRIHASVGRNIIQSLKMMKQEIKELGLYIMKNFMVCPNKEKLRIKDHKCKLIFTQKTIVEEIQDPYFDMCIFKFKPYEQLSNPEDFDDTELFDVIGQIVSYGDVRMSTKMVTSGCS